CTAACTACAAACAATaagtgtcacacacacacccctttATAACACATTAATAGTTGAGAATAGTCAAGTATGACCAGTGGGTTTTGGTGCCTTAATTTGAGGTGTCAGCTTGTGTTGCTGTAAAGGAACCTGCTTTTCAGAGAGTGTTCTTTATTCTGAAAAATGTGTGGTATGGTGATATGCCAGATTTGGCTCCTCAAAACTGTAATCCATTCATAGTACAAGTTGTTTTGGAAAGTTTGGTCCCACGCTGTGCAGTGTACAAAAGTCTTCACAGCTGCATTGCCCAACGCAAACAGATGGTTTTACCTGTGAGGTTTTGTCACTTGTAAAATTCATGTCGTGAGTTGAGAAAGAGTGAGTTTTTGAGTGCTGCTTAATGTGGGTATTGGAGCAATAACAGCCTCAAACAAACACACCGGAAAAGTCATTCTTATCCAAATGGTTAGAGGAATGCTTCTCCTCCCTGAGTGCAGAAGTAGTTAGCTGAAAGATCAAAGCTATGGAGTCTGCTGGAAACCCAATGGTGTGAGACACCATAAAAGAGTTAAAAACGATGATGTAAATCATGTGTGTTGGTTAAAATGCTGTGAAAGCGCAGACAGAACCTAGAGGTATAATAAATAATGTTTGAATACCTGAGAGCCTTGTGGCCTCTCCGTCATTAATCAGAAACCACAGGCTGAGGGATTGGCTGGCAAAACATTAATCATTAAGCAATTAATTCCAGccatgaaaacaaaactttgTGATTTCCTGAGTAGGTGGGATTGAAGAAGGCATGgcatggttttgcttttttgtcaGGAAATAAAGAAGTACTGACAAGGTCATACATTCATCATTCAGATGGGATAGAAAATCTCCTTTATTATCcaattcttctcttccttttggttatatgaaacaggaaaagggaaaatcaCCATGGGTTTTCCTAGGAAGCAGTGATGAGCCATTTGAGCTTAAACCTTTCTAGAAGTGTGATGCTAACAAAAAGGGGCTTTGTTTCTTGTGTCTTATATATTCCTCCAGCTGTCTGTAAAAGCATAATagaataccttttttttttcttctcagcagcATCACCAGCCCTAACAGTTGTTTTGTGAAACTTGGGACATCTgtcttttgtctgttttttctgttttccttccatcACAGTTCCTAATCATTTACTGATTACTTTAGGATCTtagcatctttcttttcttttagtatTTATAGCTATGGAGAAAcctaaaaatgcaaatattaaaaGCTGAATAATCCGTACGAAAGGAAAGTGAAGTTGAAAATGTGTACATactgattttgattttctgcACATCATTTAATTTTGCAGATACTTTAATTGGTTCTAGAGACCTagattttttggttttcataTTTGAGGTTGGAAATGCTGCTAGAGCTGCCACTTGTGTTGTTAAATGTGAGCTGTACACATAAAGAAGAATGTTAATCATGTTTTTCTTGCAATTACTGAGTGGAAACCCATACCCTCAAGGGCTTTGAGCACAACTTTTCAACCAGCTTCAAGAGACCACCTTTCTGTATAACCTTACTGTAAAGTACTGTAGGATGCATAGTGAGGTGAGATATAATTAGAAGCTGCCTAAATAGTGACTGGGCTTTAGGTAATTTGCCAAGTGCTATGTGAGAAGTTTGTCACAGAAACCAACTGTGGTTCTTTGGCTGGTACCTAACGCCTGGCCATCTGCCTCTCCAAGCTGACAGCACAAATACTGGGGGAGCAACTGCGGGAGCTGTTACCTCAGATCAGCCTGGTCATTGCTTGCAGTAGACGACAGACATTGTTGCTGGCTTCTGAAAGATTATTGACAAACTTGAGacaccttttattttaaatacagtaatttCCCCATCAGTATTTAAATACTAGCTGCCTCTTGCATGAAATGGGTGAAAATATCTAGCCACGAGACATGCAAGGAAAACTTGCAGCAAAATAGACGTCACAATTCTTGCAATGTATCCTTTCAACTATAAACACGTCATCAAAGCCAAGGGTTTTACTACATTGAGTATGCTGCCTTAACTTTGTGTGGCAATAAGGTACCTCTACATACAGCAGTTTGCTTTCATCAGGCAGACAATCCATAACGTTTGTCTCTTCCTCTGCTCAGAGGCAGAGTGCAGTACATATAAGAAAATGTTAATTAGTTAAAAGATTGCTGTTCTCTTTAGAGATAGAGTTCCTGCCATAAGTGTAACAATAAACCCAAAGTTTAAAATTTGAGAACATGTTCAGCTGGGCAGAAGACAATATATactgagaaacaaaatgttttgtcCTTGTCTTATGTCAGTGTCATTACAGAGAGCCAATTGCAACAGTCCCTAACTAAGCAAAACACTTAATGAGAGCAGAATCTGGCTGGCACAGGTGGCCTGAATTCATGCATTGTTGCTGAGGTTCTGATTGTGAttattcttcatttcctccctcttcccttgACTTGTGATTTAGTCTCGTTTGAGGAGACAGGATGTCGGCTTGAAAAGCCACCTGGATCAGCTAGACCAGCGAATAAGTGAGCTGAAATTGGATGTCAGTAAGACCTCCAGTGAATACTTGGATAGTGACAGCCGGCCCAGCTCAGGTAATATGCACTTGACTATTTATTTCATGGGGTGTGGTGCTGGGAGAACTGAAGCAAAACTCCCTGTATTATTTGGTCAGAAACAGTGTCCCATGGCTGAGGTAGAGAGTAGTCATCTGGCACAGAGCTAACTCGCAGAGCTGATAGGAATTCTGCTGAGAAGCTGATTTAGTGGAAAGCATTCGTTCactcaaacagtattttttctggattttttttaattttattttaaaattaaccttGTAGCCACAcatggaaggaggaagagacaTGTAGTTATTAATTACCttaattaattattatataCCTTAGTTATTAATTACGTAAATTAACTATCCAGTGTAGAATGACCATTGGCAAAGTGGCTAGAGTACTTAAAAGAAGTGAAGGATCCATATCAATGCTCTACTTGAATCCAGGAGGGTTCTGAGCCTCACTAAGGCTTTGAAGATCACTAGTATTGGAGTGCTCCAGCCAAATGAATGTTTGATCATTTATGGAGAAACAAAACAGCTCTATTAAAAGACACTGAGAAAAAACACCTCAAAAGTTTGCTGAGTAAAGATCTCACGAACAGAAAAATACTGGGTATTAGGTTACTGGTGTGATTCACAGAGAGAGTTGTACTGCAGACTTTTATAGCTAGGGTGTCTGTTAAAACCGTTTTCTGTTATCTAGTCTGAGACAATGAGAGTAGTTCTTTATAAACAGAATTTTGGAAAGCCTCAAGTCTTCAGTGAGACaaggaaagatttattttctttttatgcatCATACAGATTTGCAGCCTAGTGCTTAAAGGGGACATAAAACGTGCAAGTTGCTGTTGAGCGTTTAAGTTCAGGATTTGTGCACTTAGGCACATGCACATAGTTCAAAAGGAAACAGCTTCTTTTCTGTTATAGAGAGGAATAATAAAAATTCCTGTCTTGAATTTATACAGAGCCTTTTTTAATACTTCCATAATTACTTGGCAATGATCTCAAGACCTGGAGAGGGAAGATAGCTTCCATTCTCTGCTCTTAGACATTCCATCTATCATAGGCTTGGCAGCTCTGGTCACAAGCTAGTTTTACTCTACTTTCCCATCCAATATGTGTTTCTATTCACCCAGCGCAAGTTACAACAGTGTAAGACAGCCCTATTTTACACCAGTTGCATAATAGTCCCCAAAGACGTTCTCCAGTGAAGAACTGGGCGTGATGGTGCTACACttcaccccatcccaccctcaGAACTAAGCAGGCATGTGTGTGCCAAGCTGGCTCAGGGCCTAAGTAAATATGCAGAAGCCCTGTAAAGTTTGGTTGAATTAGAGTATACCTCTGCTAATGTTACCTAAATAAATGATCATAAATTTAGGCTTGTGGCACAtagcaaatgaagatttattgtattctctgtatttttcttctacagAGCATGTTTAGTTGCTGTAAGTATGAAATATCCTATTTATTTTAACTCTGCAGGATTCTATGACCTGAGCGACGGTGGTTCTTGCTCACTATCCAATTCCTGTACCTCTGTGTACAGTGAAtccatttcctcctcccacacCAGTCTCTTGCCCAGCTCTCAACACCCTAAAGCAAGGCTCAGTGTGTTTGATTACCGACCCAAGTCTGCAGATGAAACTACTGTGCACACCACCAGCTTCCAACAGCAGGGGACCTACGTCAGTGATGGATGTCAGATTACAGCTAGCAGAGAtgtttctgcagctcctgccaggtCCAGACCAAGGCCAGTTTCCACAGGTAATTGATGGCAGAACTGGATACTTCATTCAAGAGAAGAGCAGATTCCTGGTTATTCCTTTTAGGACCTTGTATGCCAATGTTTAATCAATATATAACTCTCCTTTTCAATACACAAAAAGAGAATTGATCAAAACCACAGAGCCAAACGGTTTACTGTCCAACTTTCACTTGTCTCCATActcagatatttttaaacaatatcAAATACAAGGATGAAACAGTAACAAATACATGGATGAAACAAGAACAAATGTGAGGCCTCTGCatttagaaatggaaaaatactttaGTGTATGAGATAAAATTTTAATGAATgttgagatattttttttaattgacctGCATGTGAAATCAGAaaattttcagtatttgaaaTACTTTGTGTGAAGGTGGAGGAATGTATGAAAGATCTAAAGTGAACTCAaaatttcctatttattttaattaatgtgGACTCAAACAATAACTCTTTTTCATAATTTATTGTGTACAGTTAGGGACAACAGAGGCCAAAAGTTAATTCTCTAGAAAGCAGTCATGAACCTAATAGTGGATCAACCATGAGTTTGCATCATACCTTTAGACAAAATGTACAAGTCCATTAACATTCCAAATCTCTTGTTTACCATCTGTGAAGTGACATCATATCACTTCTTATTATGGATTCTTCCATGGCCTCAAAGCAATCTTTTGTTAGTACAATTCTTATAGTGATCCTGTGAGATGTATGACAGTTCCATTATAGAAACAGAGAAGCCATAGGGAACATCATTCCAAGTACCATGCCACTCTGGATTCATTCCCACAACTATTTGATGTGAGCTAACTCACCTCTGGCTTGCTTGGAATAGAAACAAAGACCTGTTCTATACCTATGTGTGCAGACACACCTGAAGAGATGGCGGTAAATTATAGCATAAAAGCAAAGTCTTCTCAAGGCTTGTCAAAGGCTGGGGATTAAGCTGAGCTTAATGATCCATGACTTCCACGTTCAGATTACAGATCTTTTGCTCAATCAGAAACTTTCCTGCCTTGCAACATTTTGCTGAGACCCCAGGGACTTTACGGATTTTTGGATGTAGAAATAGACtagcaaaaaaaggaatagtTGATATTGAGGGATGTGGGAGAGGGGCTACAGACCTCCTTCAGacatcctttctttttccaccaccatctcccttcttcctggCTACAACCTCTTACTTCCTTCCATATGAGAAACATAAGTAGTGGGGTAGTAGTGAGTGTAGTCTTGAAGAAACAATTCTTACTCAGTTGACCACGCTGCAAGCAGTGAAGCAAGATGTTACTTCAGAAAATCATCATTTGGAGAGGGGAggaaatttctcttttccactcCTTAGCTTGTCCCCACAGGTAACTGCAGGTACAAACCAACTGCTGTTTCTTTCAGTGGCAAGCAGAAGGCTTACTGAGACACCACAAGCACAGCTTTCTTCTGACAGCTTCCTGGTTTGTTTGTATGAGAGAGCACCATGCTGCCAACAGTTTCCTAAAGAATTGTCATTATGAAATTAAGTTGTTTGAGAAACAGTCTTCCTAATCTTTGCTGTAGCAGATCTGTGAGTGCCTCAGGTAGGACACTGCAGACAACCCCAAATTTTGGAGTCTTTCCGAAGCGTCCTGTCACAGGACATAAATAGCCACTGTTTGGGAATTACATGGTTGAGTTTGATGGTTGGGTTTCATGTTAGCATGAAGCAGCCAGGAAAGTGGTTAGGTGAGGATTTGTTGGCACTGAAGTCTGCATTGTTGTACAGAAAAATCCAAGATAACTGATTCCAGTATGCTTAATCCCAGAGATAACACAGCATCATAATGCTCTACTGGATGATGCATCTGAATGGAATAACCTTTCTTCACACAAAAACACAGCCTTTCCTCTCTGTGCACAGGGAATGCTTCTGAGGGAAAGGTGCAGGTGCAGCAGTCAAGAGTAACTTACAGCAACCTTGACAGTACTCCAGAATTGAAGAGACCTGAATTGGTGGCCATAAATGTCATCTTCAGGGATTGCTCTTTCCACCTGCCTGAGTAGTTAaccttagattttttttcctctgtcaaaGTAAAGGTTCTTTAATTCATTCTTCTGTGGCTTCTctgctaaaaaataaaagtaatcccttatttttgtttagttggGTTCCCATTATGTGTGACATTTTAgaacatttttatatatgcaCAGATTTACTTTCATCCAAGTAGCACAGTTTAAATTTCTTGCAAAGGTGAGAGTTTTATTATTGGCATTAAAAGGCGTTCTAATCTCTGTTATGCTTAGGTGAATAAAAGATTTAAAGTAATTCACTGACCTTGGAAGACTGAAATTACTTTCTTTATTCATGCTACTGATTTTAGTAAAAGCCATCACATCCCTGAGATAGCACTTTTAGCATGAGCCAGTTTGAATGTAATTGTCTGTGATTTAATTAGGTTGTTTATTTTCATCCACCGTGTAGGTGACTTGGAAAGACTCACTCCAGCAGATGCTAGATTTCAGAAAGAGACGGATCCCAAATCCATATTGCCTCTGTGCCGTAATGGAGACATACACTTGCTCAGCGTGGACCCCAAATTCCAAAATGACTTGGTCTCCAAGAATGGCATTGATGTGTATCCTTACCCAAGCCCCCTTCATGCTGTGGCTTTACAAAGTCCCCTTTTCTCCCTGGTGGGCACATCCCCAGAACTGGACTTCCAGGCTCCTCCCAACAAACCTATGCCTAGTGTGACAGGTCCCAGCTTGATTAGGACTAGGCCAACCACTGAGGCCAAGCCAGGGGGTTACATCAATAAATTACTGCAGCTGACGAGATGCAAAGGGAACAGTCAGGCTGATGCCAGTGAATGGGTTCCAACAAAGAACCAGCCAGCCGCAATGCACCAGAGACTCATTATAACCCCCAGCGCCGGCGGAGTGAAAATTAACAGCAGCAGTAGCCAGCTGGAAAAACAGGCGAGTTCTCTGGAAAGTAACAAAGCTGAAGGGAAGCTGTCGAGAGAGGTGTCAGAGGGGGAATGTGCCAAGCAGCATGAGACCATGCGCTGTGTGAATGAAGAACAGCCATTCACTCGGCCTGATACAGAGCCATCAGCTGTGAATAGTTGTTACCCTGCCAAATCAGCAGCAAGGGGTTCTCCTCTGGCAGAAGCAATGGATAGCAGCATAGAGCACAGTTCATCATACtcacagctgtgccaggaggacTCTAGCCCAGAAACTTGGAATGCTAAAGCTGTCCCACCCAGAAAGCTGCCCCTCAAAAGGTATGACAATGCCAAATCGACTAGCACTGGGGGTCATGAGCGAGTGGCAGGAACTGAGTTTGTTCATGCTCAGTTTGTCCCTGCAGAATCCCACCAAGTCCGGGTAAAGTTTGCCAGCTCCAAAACAAAGGCAGTGAAGATAAAGAGGAGGAACAGTGAAAAGGTACTACGGCCTGGGAAGCAAGCCTTCTGCATGGAGAAGGCAAGAGGGTCCCATGGGGCTACCAGGCTGCCTGCTGAGTGGAATCAGCCCCAAAGGCCACAAGGAGTGAAGAATCTCGTGCGGAGACCGTCTTATTCTGGTGACGTGACTGGCAGGTCATGCTCAGAATCTAGTCTGTTCCCTGTGCAAGTCAGGCTCCCCACCGTGTCATCCAGGCCAGAGCTCTACGGAGCCTCTGCCAGTGCACTGCATTCCCTCGAAGCAGCTTGTGTAGACACGGCCAACAAGAAGAAGCAGCGCAAGTGGCAGTCCACAGTGGAGATCTCTGCCAAGGCCAACCTGGCCAGCGTGTCTCATAGCTTTGGCCTGGGAGCGCCAAGGCAGCCAGCAAGGAGAGCCGGTGTCCTGCGCACTGTCAGTATGAGGGCTCGCTCCAAGAATCAGCGCCACGGAGATTATGCCAAAAGCGAGTCAGACCACTCAGAGTACTCTGCAGAGTGCGCTTCCCTCTTTCACTCCACAATCGCAGAGACCAGCGAAGGGGAGGTCAGCGATTTCACAACTAACCGTTTTGGGGACAGTGAGTCCAGTGAAAGCGATTTGGATGGCAGCAGTAACAGTAGCAGTCTTGCCCTTGACTACGATGAGGGGGATGAAAGTGAACTGATTTGGCCTGAAGGTTCAGTCAGACAATCAGGGACTGTCCAGGCCTCTTCCAAGCCTcttccccctgtgcccaaaATCTGTCGCATCAAAGCTTCAAAGGCACTAAAGAAGAAGATAAGGAGATTCCAACCTGCCTCTCTGAAAGTCATGACCATGGTTTAAGGGAGAGCAAGCATCTGTTTCTTATAGTGAGGTATCCTGCTCAGTCTCATTTGCAAAACAAGAGAACCTATGTGCAGAGAAAAGGACTCACTTAAAGGAACTGTGAACAATCCCTGAATCTACACAAGGGATTTTGTTAATGCCTGGACAGAAATGTCACTGTATCCAGTTCCCTCTTTTGCCATTTCTGTAAATATGAATCTCTGTATATTATGTGATGCCTTTTTTTACTACCCAGAAGGGTCACCAtggtgaaaataaaaacatcctCTGCCATAAGATTTTACAGGCAAACCTTGGTGGTTTGTTAACTATATGCACCCACTGAATCAGTCCCAGACAAAAAGGCTTCCTAAGAGGAAAGTGTACTTACCTCTTGTGAGAAATTCTTTGCAGTCTGAAGTCTGCATTAACCATCTAGCTCTCATTGTGGTCATATGGAAAAGCTCTGTGTTTGACatagttttgctttctttcagatCAACCATCCCGTACCTTCTCCCAAACATCAGGAGGATGAGTCTGTTCTTCTATAAAAACATAGTATGTTTAATCAAGAAGACAAGTGTATTTGTGAATAACAGgacttcagtttgtttttttttttttcaaaactgagagtatagggttgtttttttcaaccctcctctttattttccatgttaTTGTTCATTTGTTGAATGGATGAAAGAACATGAGGGCTCTGTGTCACAGTATATGAATAGCTGGGACTGAAATTATAGCTTTCCCCCTGAAATTGCAAACtcaataaatattatttaatgtACTTCTGAAAGTTGTGCTTGTCTGACTTTGATGTCTAAAGAAGATTATTCTCTAATGTCGTGTCAGGAATGCAGAAGAGCTTTTTTTGGTGAAACAGATCTGTGTTTTTATGATCACTGCAGAGGTGttcatttatattttcagaGGATCTCTGTAGCTCACTCAGAAACAGCGTCTATTCACCCTCTACCTCAGGAAACCTGAGGTTAAAACACCGGCTTCTAAATGAGAGAAtttgaaagcagcatttttgtTGAAGACAGGGTAGTGTTTAATGACTCACTTAAATTGATGCAATTTTGTCACAAGACACTCTTAATTTAAAACATGTATTTATGTAACTGTAAtgtgttttgaatgcattttaGGGCACCAATGTGAAGCTTTGTGTCAGGGTCTAAGAAGTCAATTTTTTGTGTTCAGATAAGTAGTCCTAGTTCTTTCCTCTGAGTACAGCAATCTGGAAGCTGAGCTGAAGTTTACCCTGAATTTATAAAATAGCAGGTATTATCCTCCTATCCTGTTTCAGTGCCCAATCTGAATACATTCCTGGCTTAGGAGATACAGGCATTACCTCATTCTGTATTGGGTCTGAAACAAAAGGCAAGTACTTTGCAGAAACTGGGTAAAAGAGTGCTTGTTTACTCCAAGGATTCATTAGCAAACAAAAGTATTGAAAGACTAAACTTTTACCCAATGTCTTCTATTCTTTGGAAGCTATGTTATGGTTTTAAACCACTcagttttcaaataatttttggaAAATAAGAACACTAAAAGTTATGTAAAGCGATTTAAGTCAAGTATTCTAGCTAGCACTTACTGTAACTAGGGAAATATTATGTTTTAGAGAAATatgtttaaacattttttcatgGTTCCAAGAGTATTGGACATAATCACCCAAGTAGGATTAATGGAAGAATTTCACAGGTCTGGCAGTGGTTTCTTGTTCAGCATGTCTAgcaacagaacaaacaaaata
This DNA window, taken from Pseudopipra pipra isolate bDixPip1 chromosome 3, bDixPip1.hap1, whole genome shotgun sequence, encodes the following:
- the DACT2 gene encoding dapper homolog 2, producing the protein MLLGAPRPGGWDRGRVGERLQAALAGLQELQVLREKQRELVRAALAMPQRPAAGGEEQPVSAHSKEHRLEATLSALKEQLSRLRRQDVGLKSHLDQLDQRISELKLDVSKTSSEYLDSDSRPSSGFYDLSDGGSCSLSNSCTSVYSESISSSHTSLLPSSQHPKARLSVFDYRPKSADETTVHTTSFQQQGTYVSDGCQITASRDVSAAPARSRPRPVSTGDLERLTPADARFQKETDPKSILPLCRNGDIHLLSVDPKFQNDLVSKNGIDVYPYPSPLHAVALQSPLFSLVGTSPELDFQAPPNKPMPSVTGPSLIRTRPTTEAKPGGYINKLLQLTRCKGNSQADASEWVPTKNQPAAMHQRLIITPSAGGVKINSSSSQLEKQASSLESNKAEGKLSREVSEGECAKQHETMRCVNEEQPFTRPDTEPSAVNSCYPAKSAARGSPLAEAMDSSIEHSSSYSQLCQEDSSPETWNAKAVPPRKLPLKRYDNAKSTSTGGHERVAGTEFVHAQFVPAESHQVRVKFASSKTKAVKIKRRNSEKVLRPGKQAFCMEKARGSHGATRLPAEWNQPQRPQGVKNLVRRPSYSGDVTGRSCSESSLFPVQVRLPTVSSRPELYGASASALHSLEAACVDTANKKKQRKWQSTVEISAKANLASVSHSFGLGAPRQPARRAGVLRTVSMRARSKNQRHGDYAKSESDHSEYSAECASLFHSTIAETSEGEVSDFTTNRFGDSESSESDLDGSSNSSSLALDYDEGDESELIWPEGSVRQSGTVQASSKPLPPVPKICRIKASKALKKKIRRFQPASLKVMTMV